The following coding sequences are from one Psychrobacter sp. AH5 window:
- a CDS encoding IS1595 family transposase produces the protein MKITHCKLSKKVQRRLLEFFTAEVTARTAADLLDIQPNTAALFYHKIRLVIDYHLSLEADELFDGEVELDESYFGGVRKGKRGRGAAGKTAVFGILKRNGKVYTIVVADTKQTTLMPVIKRKIKPDSFVYTDSYRSYNALDVSEFKHFRVNHSKEFTCGKNNHINGIENFWNQSKRTLRKYNGIDKKNFHLFLKECEFRFNYGSPSNQLKTLRKWCDI, from the coding sequence ATGAAGATAACCCATTGTAAACTCAGTAAAAAAGTACAGCGAAGGCTGTTAGAGTTTTTCACAGCTGAAGTGACTGCTAGAACAGCCGCAGATTTGCTTGATATTCAGCCTAATACTGCTGCACTTTTTTATCATAAAATAAGACTTGTGATAGATTACCATCTCTCATTAGAAGCTGATGAGCTTTTTGATGGTGAAGTCGAATTAGATGAAAGTTACTTTGGCGGTGTACGCAAAGGTAAAAGAGGTCGCGGGGCTGCTGGTAAAACCGCTGTATTTGGTATTCTAAAACGAAACGGTAAGGTTTATACCATTGTCGTAGCAGACACCAAACAGACTACTCTAATGCCTGTTATTAAGCGTAAAATCAAGCCTGACAGCTTTGTTTATACGGATAGCTATCGAAGTTACAACGCATTAGATGTGAGTGAGTTTAAACATTTCAGAGTCAATCATTCTAAAGAGTTTACTTGCGGTAAAAACAATCACATCAATGGCATTGAGAACTTTTGGAACCAGTCTAAACGAACTCTAAGAAAGTATAATGGGATCGATAAGAAGAACTTCCATTTATTTTTAAAAGAGTGCGAGTTTAGATTTAACTATGGCTCACCATCTAATCAGCTGAAAACCTTGAGAAAATGGTGTGATATTTAA
- the moaB gene encoding molybdenum cofactor biosynthesis protein B, which yields MSKPAAEFIPLNIAILTVSDSRTIAEDSSGQYLVDELKAAGHHLADRQLIKDDIYQIRAVISGWIADPTIHAVITTGGTGFYIRDSMPEAVGVLFDKSIDGFGEMFRLLSKDDIGMSTVQSRAVAGMANGTGIFCLPGSTGACRTGWSDILKEQFDNRTRPCNFVPHFMRVNPSHG from the coding sequence ATGTCTAAGCCTGCTGCTGAATTTATCCCGCTTAATATCGCTATTTTGACGGTTTCTGATAGCCGTACTATCGCTGAGGACAGCTCAGGACAGTATCTAGTCGATGAGTTAAAAGCGGCCGGTCATCATCTGGCAGATCGTCAATTGATCAAAGATGATATCTATCAAATCAGAGCGGTTATCAGTGGCTGGATAGCAGACCCTACTATCCATGCGGTAATCACTACCGGCGGCACGGGTTTTTATATCAGAGACAGTATGCCAGAGGCGGTCGGCGTCTTGTTCGATAAGTCGATTGATGGTTTTGGCGAGATGTTTCGTTTGCTCTCAAAAGACGATATCGGCATGTCGACGGTGCAGTCGCGCGCGGTAGCTGGCATGGCCAATGGTACGGGTATATTCTGTCTGCCAGGATCTACGGGTGCTTGCCGTACCGGTTGGAGCGATATCTTAAAAGAGCAGTTCGATAATCGTACTCGTCCTTGCAACTTTGTGCCGCATTTTATGCGCGTTAATCCTAGCCATGGTTAA
- a CDS encoding NTP transferase domain-containing protein: protein MIANLAGIVILAGGASRRMGTSKAELILPSGERLLDYHVRQALKLLTANTSVADKSIPIMIADNGRGFLVDKTQLAEAKTPICHITDYDSPSVVAKSETQGPLVAIESALQKLAKLKKADKVERAEASWLMVISCDSLISAYDLWKMLGSYTVSIAHDQSVICLTDTAHLYPLLGLYHLTVEPELQAYIDSGERQVMRFIRAITKAVPVAAKWQSLTNFNTPDDFKRACTALM, encoded by the coding sequence TTGATAGCAAATTTGGCAGGAATCGTTATCCTAGCAGGCGGCGCTTCTCGCCGTATGGGTACATCCAAAGCCGAGCTGATTTTGCCGAGTGGCGAGCGCTTACTTGACTATCATGTACGCCAAGCGCTTAAGCTTTTGACCGCTAATACAAGCGTAGCTGATAAAAGCATACCTATTATGATTGCCGATAATGGCCGCGGTTTTTTAGTCGATAAGACGCAATTAGCAGAGGCAAAGACGCCTATTTGCCATATCACCGATTATGATTCTCCCTCCGTGGTAGCAAAGAGCGAAACACAGGGGCCACTGGTGGCTATTGAGTCGGCTTTGCAAAAGCTAGCTAAACTCAAAAAAGCAGATAAAGTAGAGCGCGCAGAGGCTTCATGGTTAATGGTTATTAGCTGTGATAGCTTGATTAGCGCTTATGATTTATGGAAAATGCTAGGGTCTTACACGGTATCGATAGCTCATGATCAGTCAGTTATTTGTCTGACCGATACCGCCCATTTATATCCACTATTAGGCCTTTATCATTTGACTGTTGAGCCGGAGCTACAAGCTTATATAGATAGCGGCGAGCGACAAGTGATGAGGTTTATTAGAGCTATTACTAAGGCTGTGCCGGTAGCAGCAAAATGGCAGTCTTTGACCAATTTTAATACCCCTGACGACTTCAAGCGGGCGTGTACTGCTTTGATGTGA
- the moaC gene encoding cyclic pyranopterin monophosphate synthase MoaC, producing the protein MSAANKNATLSHLDSDGDITMVDVSGKTPTTREAYAAGLVRFPSAIYEQIKAADGMTKKGSITQTAHIAGIMAAKRTHDLIPLCHPLPLDKIGLSFDYDDENSSIHVTATVKVTHKTGVEMEALTAVSVACLTIYDMTKAISHDITIDNVRLITKTGGKSDYQYS; encoded by the coding sequence ATGAGTGCTGCTAATAAAAACGCCACTTTATCGCATTTAGACAGTGATGGTGATATCACTATGGTTGATGTCAGTGGCAAAACACCAACCACGCGCGAGGCTTATGCGGCAGGATTGGTGCGCTTTCCAAGTGCTATTTATGAGCAAATAAAAGCGGCTGATGGCATGACCAAAAAGGGCAGTATCACCCAAACGGCGCATATTGCTGGTATTATGGCTGCCAAGCGCACGCATGACCTTATTCCGCTGTGTCATCCCCTACCACTCGACAAGATTGGTTTAAGCTTTGACTATGACGATGAGAATAGCAGTATTCATGTAACTGCAACAGTCAAAGTCACTCACAAAACCGGAGTGGAGATGGAAGCTTTGACCGCAGTTAGCGTCGCTTGCTTAACCATTTATGATATGACCAAAGCCATCTCCCATGACATTACTATAGATAATGTGCGCCTGATCACTAAGACTGGCGGTAAGTCCGATTATCAGTATAGCTAG
- a CDS encoding MoaD/ThiS family protein, producing MSAIAENTNNDTLMTINVLYFASLADEAKCNEEKIAVAPSTSLAELYEQLRNKHRFSRPQSDLRVAVNDYFAKWSDEIKEGDNVVFITPVAGG from the coding sequence ATGAGCGCTATAGCTGAAAATACCAATAACGATACTCTAATGACTATTAATGTGTTGTATTTTGCTAGCTTAGCTGATGAAGCTAAGTGTAATGAAGAAAAAATCGCTGTCGCCCCTTCGACTTCATTGGCTGAGCTTTATGAGCAATTGCGTAACAAGCACCGCTTTAGTCGCCCGCAATCTGATCTGCGCGTAGCAGTGAACGATTATTTTGCCAAGTGGAGCGATGAGATTAAAGAGGGCGATAATGTAGTATTTATCACACCAGTGGCCGGGGGCTAA
- a CDS encoding molybdenum cofactor biosynthesis protein MoaE → MTIKRSVDEVYALAERDGFALLDIDIDEARLKAMLDDDGCGAFVSFEGRVRNHNNASRVDRLTYYGYEDLAINQGRLIIEEAKQRFDIIGAAAIHRIGALDIGDVAIWVGVSSAHRYPAFDACRWILDTIKADIPVWKQEYYDDDSSKWLSNNG, encoded by the coding sequence ATGACCATTAAGCGTAGCGTCGATGAGGTTTATGCATTAGCAGAGCGTGATGGTTTTGCATTATTGGATATCGATATTGATGAGGCTCGGCTCAAAGCCATGCTTGATGATGATGGCTGCGGCGCTTTTGTCAGCTTTGAGGGCAGGGTGCGTAACCACAATAATGCAAGCCGCGTTGATCGTTTGACTTATTATGGCTATGAGGATTTGGCCATTAACCAAGGTCGGCTCATTATCGAGGAGGCCAAACAGCGCTTTGATATTATCGGCGCGGCGGCTATCCACCGTATTGGCGCATTAGATATTGGCGATGTCGCTATTTGGGTAGGGGTGTCATCCGCGCATCGTTATCCGGCTTTTGATGCTTGTCGCTGGATACTCGATACCATCAAAGCCGATATTCCGGTATGGAAACAAGAGTATTATGATGACGACTCTTCTAAATGGCTTAGTAATAATGGTTAA
- the modA gene encoding molybdate ABC transporter substrate-binding protein: protein MKSSQFSGYDDKQSHKTLMQLVTKASKTVLTVSVSACVALSLAACTKENSDTAEQAPVTTDEAIVQNEETAVAASQAVKAGEKIRIAAAANLSDVLPKIVEGYKTDNNLPDQEIELTFASSGKLYAQMQASAPYDIFLSANQEFPAKWANERPADAPKHKPFTYTQGQLTFYSVKHPVAKLNEASLAELLAKASDSKITIANPDLAPYGASAKAYLQSQNIYEPLNQQKRLIQAENIGQTFQYANTGSVDYGFVAQSQVTAIKATPEQFYILNQDAYPAILQDGVVISDAAAATDFTHYLLSPAGQKYFADAGYLAVK from the coding sequence ATGAAAAGTAGTCAATTCAGTGGTTATGATGATAAACAAAGCCATAAAACCTTGATGCAGCTCGTAACAAAAGCATCAAAGACGGTCTTGACCGTTAGTGTGTCAGCCTGTGTGGCTCTGAGCTTAGCGGCTTGTACCAAAGAGAATTCCGATACCGCCGAGCAAGCGCCCGTCACTACTGATGAAGCGATTGTACAGAATGAGGAAACGGCGGTAGCGGCAAGCCAAGCTGTTAAGGCAGGAGAGAAGATACGCATTGCAGCGGCGGCGAATTTATCCGATGTGCTACCCAAAATCGTCGAAGGCTATAAGACTGATAACAATTTACCCGATCAAGAGATTGAGCTAACCTTTGCCTCCTCAGGAAAGCTCTACGCGCAAATGCAGGCCAGCGCCCCTTATGACATCTTTTTATCGGCTAACCAAGAGTTTCCAGCAAAATGGGCGAACGAGAGACCAGCCGATGCGCCAAAGCACAAGCCTTTTACTTATACCCAAGGACAGCTGACTTTTTATAGTGTCAAACATCCGGTAGCAAAGCTTAATGAGGCAAGCTTAGCTGAGCTATTAGCCAAAGCGTCTGATAGCAAAATTACCATTGCCAATCCCGATCTGGCTCCTTATGGCGCGTCTGCCAAAGCTTACCTGCAATCACAAAATATTTATGAGCCATTGAACCAGCAAAAACGCCTGATTCAAGCGGAAAATATCGGTCAAACCTTCCAATATGCCAATACCGGTAGTGTGGACTATGGCTTTGTCGCTCAATCACAAGTAACGGCTATCAAAGCCACGCCCGAGCAGTTTTATATCCTAAATCAAGACGCTTATCCTGCTATCTTACAAGATGGCGTAGTGATCAGTGATGCCGCCGCGGCCACAGATTTTACCCATTATCTATTATCGCCTGCTGGTCAAAAATACTTTGCCGACGCAGGCTACTTAGCAGTTAAATAA
- the modB gene encoding molybdate ABC transporter permease subunit, with product MIDQALLSAMLVPFWVSIKLAGITTLCLMLFATPLAYWLAKPSHRYLIGRLKVILMGVIAMPLVLPPTVIGFYLLLLMSPTTGIGGWFAAHHIKTFIFTFEGLVIGSIIYSLPFYVQPVYAQFLRIPPSVMEVASLLEPSRLRRFMRVALPQARVGIILGSLVSFAHTIGEFGVVLMIGGSIEGETKVISIAIYEQVEALNYDMAHAMSFMLIIVGMIMVALIASVNRLNKP from the coding sequence ATGATAGATCAAGCGCTGTTATCAGCGATGCTAGTGCCGTTTTGGGTAAGTATAAAGCTTGCTGGTATCACCACGCTGTGCCTAATGCTATTTGCCACGCCTTTAGCGTACTGGTTAGCCAAACCGAGTCATCGTTACCTCATTGGTCGCCTCAAAGTCATACTTATGGGCGTCATCGCTATGCCTTTAGTATTGCCTCCTACGGTTATTGGCTTTTATCTATTACTGCTTATGAGTCCGACTACTGGCATAGGGGGCTGGTTTGCTGCTCATCATATCAAGACCTTTATTTTTACCTTTGAAGGGCTAGTGATTGGCTCTATCATTTATTCTCTACCGTTTTATGTGCAGCCTGTCTACGCGCAGTTTTTGCGTATTCCTCCAAGCGTGATGGAGGTGGCTAGCTTATTAGAACCTAGTCGCTTGCGCCGGTTTATGCGCGTGGCTTTACCGCAAGCGCGAGTGGGAATTATTTTAGGCAGCCTAGTCAGCTTTGCCCATACTATTGGCGAGTTTGGGGTGGTGCTGATGATAGGCGGTAGTATCGAGGGCGAGACAAAAGTCATCTCCATTGCCATCTATGAGCAAGTGGAGGCGCTGAACTATGATATGGCTCATGCCATGTCTTTTATGCTGATTATCGTTGGCATGATTATGGTAGCTTTGATCGCGAGCGTCAATCGATTGAATAAGCCATGA
- a CDS encoding UvrD-helicase domain-containing protein — protein sequence MSDLPDFIHPTAFSSSKVFEQISPQNDQNKRCYHLSDSNLSIADNQSPKPSSLAEFLRLNATNKIEKLIAVQHASQILVKLDQPQTLWLDLEINPQDNTLIDGAFLVDNYYWHFNAQQFKQQANSIYELLNKARFLGGHHLIEFDLPHLYSLLKHALLSTSDEHNLLASQLNNSNILRGWQAKAWDTLILSCLLIPHQPSHALAKLYKANVDYNNPVLDCLESRCVFELCTQTWQLLPATMQILLHKLLPQLSQLCSIGNHRDFAIDKDNIFDIESIFDDLPAGNRTELISLLQDCMNNAHLINNDKEHTMLWQHLGVATFMNWLRYFDKPQARRPVWVIKHPLHSRSFIQAEHAFWRLCKPSEDWINEQCQHFFGFKRLRDGQLSIVKAVLMNEDIPLGILPTGGGKSLTFQLPALILSKYQRQLTVVISPLKALIEDQVVNLHADLPDYASRIAYLTSGQSIETQKEILDGIWQGDIDIIYMSPERLRTHSIRQLLKNRPPAFWVLDEAHTLSQWGTDFRPDFLRIADHMMACYSDELRAHFAQQLEQQSSTKPTQPQLDMLDLNSDQQITQPLNASSNLIEFVPPTISLVTATASARVKDDLESELVDKLTTLTANKALVQYGTPIESLKIWRDDISAHFIEAAKEEREARSYKIINERKVWYENQYPEHPEKGVAIVYLRNRKGCDQYAEDFAQQGLAAAAYHSKLNDGQKKSVLEKFKNDELDVVVCTNAFGMGIDKEGIHTVIHSGPPNNLESYIQEIGRAARKSYETGSAYMLWDQKDIEALFFQERQSRIPNTNTLRDCWTAIRPALNKPMQDQWFPSSTLAPILAADDDSEQLNTQVRVALLALERYGLLTEKDQQPAWVSIKLSSQAPASGHTSTAKLYTQLQQLADDTLHTAATNPNSSQSKTNDNGLTRYHLPELALALGYSVKTLLKGLRELVNQGHAQWQVIVRVRLKYTHRYLKGEFNRLSRIIIAMEECLNSSYGALSGTETIDAIESQGTTQLNTKALDNWLAQQRHNLTTKRHILPMFRALGILKTRNHSAAQVFVSSTNHTKLWQIDAELPDNWESWVRQAKMLLADLTPLFEEQLLPALPDKKDGEGKDFHLDSLAKKLQRDADTILTQLEKLQRLELIELSRLDDSQDAIFFIGKHRKSTSKYHENAYQYLQSHYQDRCARIHMLSFWLQADAKVQQALIEDYFTQPLSKVIKTYIDNGIDVHKPYIKDYEKEILPSYFSATQKQIIKETSRAAMVLAGPGSGKTTVVVHRVAYLLMIEEIKPEKILILAYNRLAVAELRSRLLALIGYHAINVTIQTFHGLARQITGLSEKDAPDAALDEIAVRIEHLAQEKHLQKRRDNARYQWMIEQAISQLQERPQHFQYIMVDEFQDIDEYQYQMIGLLADLQTQNDDNSDANDSYIAIDAESDTDDDDFEQRGYLMVVGDDDQNLYAFRGASIKYIQQFADNYHVNTEHKFYLLNNYRSADNIVELANAFIASALPNEERLKQAEHSIKATQPYSNRPIRYCYYKQTQGIDMAAWMASDIEQRLADNKQKNALPQTIAVLAPKWSYFDAIQHYLEALSISSQRYNESEQVTPLNSFIGQALFNYLSDKRLDLIKGNVATFLQQWRSEQKLNPLDKAWEAIISRTQEMANVTYEQVLQALESTLYDNKTQVILITYHSAKGMEFDHVYVIDEQSSTATDHSHDRPLYVAITRAKQTLSLLLHHKAHHPTLAKSLSTHGEQINLPLVNPPAMLTFHRFMRLDELVLTPRALVNDAGRAFIEQTFCADSWTQNRLDIKGLFDVACYRKQTKSDGFYSKRGQQIAQFATAFAKEYSSQGQGNQHLAMTGFTTTLFYQQDISWYEKAGYQGSESSHYLIVPYVQFNIPCR from the coding sequence ATGTCAGACTTACCAGACTTTATTCACCCTACTGCTTTTTCATCTTCTAAAGTATTTGAGCAGATAAGTCCTCAAAACGATCAAAATAAGCGCTGTTATCACCTCAGTGACTCAAACCTATCGATAGCAGATAACCAGTCGCCCAAGCCAAGTAGCCTAGCCGAATTTTTACGTCTTAATGCCACCAATAAGATAGAGAAATTAATAGCCGTTCAGCACGCTTCTCAAATACTTGTGAAACTAGACCAACCGCAGACGCTGTGGCTGGATTTGGAGATTAATCCTCAAGATAACACCCTAATAGATGGCGCGTTTTTAGTTGATAACTACTATTGGCACTTTAACGCTCAGCAGTTTAAGCAGCAGGCAAATAGTATTTATGAGCTCTTGAATAAAGCTCGTTTTTTGGGAGGTCATCATCTTATTGAATTTGATTTGCCTCATCTATATTCGCTATTAAAACACGCGTTATTGAGCACTAGTGATGAGCATAATTTATTAGCAAGTCAACTTAATAACTCCAATATACTGCGCGGCTGGCAAGCCAAGGCTTGGGACACTCTAATACTAAGCTGCTTATTGATTCCGCATCAGCCTAGTCATGCCCTTGCCAAGCTCTATAAAGCCAATGTAGATTATAATAATCCTGTGCTTGATTGTTTAGAGAGTCGCTGTGTGTTTGAGCTTTGTACACAAACATGGCAGCTTTTGCCAGCCACTATGCAGATTTTATTGCATAAATTATTACCGCAGTTGTCACAGCTATGTAGTATAGGCAATCATCGCGACTTTGCTATAGATAAAGACAATATCTTTGATATAGAGTCCATCTTTGATGACCTGCCAGCAGGCAATCGGACTGAGCTTATCAGCTTATTACAAGACTGTATGAACAATGCTCATTTAATCAATAATGACAAAGAGCATACAATGCTATGGCAGCATCTTGGCGTAGCTACCTTTATGAATTGGCTAAGATATTTTGATAAACCGCAAGCACGTCGTCCGGTTTGGGTTATCAAGCATCCTCTTCATAGTCGAAGCTTTATTCAAGCTGAACATGCTTTTTGGCGCTTATGTAAGCCAAGCGAAGATTGGATCAATGAGCAATGCCAGCACTTTTTTGGCTTTAAGCGTTTGCGCGATGGACAGCTGTCTATCGTCAAAGCGGTGCTGATGAATGAGGATATCCCTCTGGGTATATTGCCAACTGGCGGTGGTAAAAGTTTGACCTTTCAGCTGCCAGCCTTGATATTAAGCAAATATCAACGTCAGCTAACCGTAGTAATCTCACCGCTCAAAGCTCTAATCGAGGATCAAGTCGTCAATCTGCATGCCGATTTGCCAGATTACGCCAGCCGTATTGCTTATCTAACTTCAGGGCAGTCCATAGAAACCCAAAAAGAGATTTTAGACGGCATTTGGCAAGGCGATATAGATATTATTTATATGAGCCCTGAGCGTTTGCGCACTCATAGTATTCGCCAACTTCTTAAGAACCGCCCACCAGCATTTTGGGTATTGGATGAGGCGCATACGCTTAGTCAATGGGGTACTGATTTTCGCCCCGACTTTTTGCGTATCGCCGATCATATGATGGCTTGTTATAGCGATGAGCTGCGAGCGCATTTTGCACAGCAGCTCGAGCAGCAAAGCTCTACTAAACCAACTCAACCTCAGCTTGATATGTTAGATCTGAACTCTGATCAACAAATTACTCAACCGCTAAACGCTAGCAGTAACTTAATAGAATTTGTGCCGCCTACTATCAGCTTGGTGACCGCTACCGCCAGCGCGCGTGTCAAAGATGACTTGGAAAGTGAGCTGGTAGATAAGCTGACTACCTTAACGGCTAACAAAGCCTTGGTACAATATGGCACTCCTATCGAAAGCCTTAAGATTTGGCGGGATGATATTAGCGCGCATTTTATAGAAGCAGCCAAAGAGGAGCGCGAAGCCCGCAGCTATAAAATCATCAATGAACGCAAAGTCTGGTACGAAAACCAGTATCCAGAACATCCCGAAAAAGGCGTAGCTATAGTCTACTTACGTAATCGTAAAGGCTGCGATCAATATGCTGAAGATTTTGCCCAGCAAGGCTTGGCAGCGGCGGCTTATCATTCCAAATTAAATGATGGGCAAAAAAAGAGTGTCCTTGAAAAATTCAAAAACGATGAGCTGGACGTGGTGGTCTGTACCAATGCTTTTGGTATGGGTATCGATAAAGAAGGAATCCATACTGTCATTCATAGTGGCCCGCCCAATAACCTTGAGTCCTATATTCAGGAGATTGGCCGAGCGGCGCGTAAGTCTTATGAGACGGGTAGCGCCTATATGCTTTGGGATCAAAAAGATATCGAAGCGCTTTTTTTTCAAGAACGACAGTCGCGAATACCCAATACCAATACCTTGCGCGACTGCTGGACCGCCATACGTCCAGCGCTCAATAAACCAATGCAAGATCAATGGTTCCCTAGTAGTACGCTTGCGCCCATACTAGCAGCAGATGATGACAGCGAGCAGCTAAATACTCAGGTACGAGTGGCTTTGTTAGCGCTTGAGCGTTACGGGCTATTAACTGAAAAAGACCAGCAACCAGCTTGGGTCAGTATCAAACTCTCAAGTCAAGCGCCTGCCAGTGGTCATACCAGTACAGCGAAGCTCTATACTCAATTACAGCAGCTTGCCGATGATACCTTACATACAGCGGCAACAAATCCAAATAGTAGTCAAAGTAAAACTAATGATAATGGTCTAACGCGCTATCATTTGCCTGAGCTAGCACTAGCGCTTGGCTATTCTGTTAAAACGCTGTTAAAAGGGCTGCGCGAGCTCGTCAATCAAGGTCACGCTCAGTGGCAGGTTATCGTGCGCGTGCGTCTAAAATATACCCATCGCTATCTAAAAGGCGAATTTAATCGTTTGAGCCGAATTATTATAGCTATGGAAGAGTGCCTAAATAGCAGTTATGGCGCGCTAAGTGGCACTGAAACGATAGACGCGATTGAGAGCCAAGGCACTACTCAGCTCAATACCAAAGCACTGGATAACTGGCTAGCTCAGCAGCGTCACAACTTAACGACCAAACGCCATATTCTGCCAATGTTTCGGGCGCTTGGTATTTTAAAAACGCGCAATCATAGCGCGGCACAAGTATTTGTCTCCTCCACCAATCACACTAAATTATGGCAAATCGATGCAGAGCTGCCAGACAATTGGGAGAGCTGGGTACGTCAGGCAAAAATGCTCTTAGCAGACTTAACGCCTTTATTTGAGGAGCAGCTATTACCTGCCTTGCCGGATAAAAAAGATGGTGAGGGTAAAGATTTTCATTTAGATAGCCTAGCAAAAAAACTACAGCGCGATGCTGATACTATCTTGACTCAGCTTGAAAAGTTACAACGCTTAGAGCTGATTGAGCTTAGTCGTTTGGACGATAGCCAAGATGCTATTTTCTTTATTGGCAAGCACCGTAAATCCACTTCAAAATATCATGAAAACGCTTATCAGTATCTACAAAGTCACTATCAGGATCGCTGCGCCCGTATACATATGCTGAGCTTTTGGCTACAAGCAGATGCTAAAGTCCAACAGGCACTAATTGAAGATTACTTTACTCAGCCGCTCTCCAAAGTCATCAAAACCTATATCGATAACGGTATTGATGTACATAAACCTTATATTAAGGATTATGAAAAAGAGATTTTGCCGAGTTATTTTAGCGCTACTCAAAAACAAATTATCAAAGAGACCAGCCGTGCCGCTATGGTGCTTGCCGGCCCCGGCTCTGGCAAAACCACGGTCGTAGTACATAGGGTGGCCTATTTATTGATGATAGAGGAGATCAAGCCTGAGAAGATTTTGATTTTGGCTTATAACCGTTTGGCGGTAGCTGAGCTTAGATCGCGATTGCTCGCTTTGATCGGCTATCATGCCATTAATGTCACTATTCAGACTTTTCATGGATTAGCGCGTCAAATCACCGGACTTAGTGAAAAAGATGCGCCCGATGCCGCACTTGATGAGATTGCTGTACGTATTGAGCATTTAGCACAAGAAAAACATCTGCAAAAACGCCGTGATAATGCGCGCTATCAGTGGATGATTGAGCAAGCCATCAGTCAACTGCAAGAGCGGCCACAACACTTTCAATACATTATGGTTGATGAGTTTCAAGATATTGATGAATACCAGTATCAGATGATTGGGCTTTTGGCGGATCTACAAACACAAAACGACGATAATAGTGACGCAAACGATAGCTATATTGCCATAGACGCTGAGAGTGATACCGATGATGACGACTTTGAGCAGCGCGGTTATTTGATGGTGGTTGGTGATGATGACCAAAACCTATACGCCTTTCGCGGTGCTAGCATTAAGTATATTCAGCAGTTTGCCGATAATTATCACGTGAATACTGAGCACAAATTTTATTTATTAAATAACTATCGTAGTGCCGATAATATCGTCGAGCTTGCCAATGCCTTTATCGCCTCTGCTCTACCAAATGAGGAGCGTCTAAAGCAGGCCGAGCATAGTATCAAAGCCACGCAGCCTTATTCAAACCGTCCTATTCGTTATTGCTATTATAAGCAAACCCAAGGTATTGATATGGCCGCTTGGATGGCCTCTGATATTGAGCAGCGTTTAGCAGACAATAAACAAAAAAACGCCCTACCACAAACCATAGCCGTACTCGCGCCTAAGTGGTCCTATTTTGATGCTATCCAGCATTATTTGGAAGCATTGAGTATCAGTAGTCAACGCTATAATGAAAGCGAACAAGTGACTCCTCTCAACAGCTTTATAGGACAAGCGCTATTTAACTATTTGAGTGACAAGCGTTTAGACTTAATAAAAGGCAATGTAGCGACATTTTTGCAGCAATGGCGTAGTGAGCAAAAGCTAAACCCTTTAGATAAAGCTTGGGAGGCGATTATTAGTCGTACCCAAGAGATGGCAAATGTGACTTATGAGCAGGTGCTACAAGCGCTTGAATCCACTCTATACGATAATAAAACTCAAGTGATCTTAATCACTTATCATAGCGCTAAAGGTATGGAGTTTGATCATGTCTATGTGATTGATGAGCAGTCGTCTACTGCAACCGATCATAGCCATGATAGACCCTTATATGTAGCCATAACGCGAGCGAAGCAAACCTTAAGCCTACTACTACATCATAAAGCGCATCATCCTACCCTTGCCAAAAGCCTATCTACCCATGGCGAACAAATCAACTTACCTCTAGTCAATCCGCCTGCCATGCTGACTTTTCATCGCTTTATGCGCTTAGATGAGCTTGTACTAACGCCGCGTGCACTAGTTAATGATGCAGGACGGGCGTTTATAGAACAGACGTTTTGCGCTGATAGCTGGACGCAAAATCGTCTTGATATCAAGGGATTATTTGATGTTGCTTGCTATCGAAAGCAGACAAAGAGCGATGGCTTTTACTCAAAAAGAGGCCAACAAATTGCTCAGTTTGCAACCGCTTTTGCCAAGGAATATTCTTCTCAAGGGCAAGGAAATCAGCACCTAGCTATGACGGGGTTTACTACTACGCTATTTTATCAGCAAGATATTTCTTGGTATGAAAAAGCAGGCTATCAGGGCAGTGAAAGCAGTCATTATCTGATCGTGCCTTATGTACAATTTAATATACCCTGTAGGTAA